ATACAGTGATAGGTGATAAAGGCGAAgattttgatgcgaaagcatGTCTTGTCTTATGAGTAGCGCGTACAGGACCTGTCAGCAAAACGTTTAATCAGAGCGTGTCCGCACCAAAACGACGATACGAAAAAAGAAATCAGCCGGCATCGGGGTTCGAATCCGGAACCTCTGTGTGCCAGGCGGGCGCGCACGTATACGCCATGCAGGGTCGTAGGTTCAAGCATATTAGAGAGAGCACGAAGTGAAAGTATTCTGGTGTGTACGACGGTGAAATGTGTTGGGGACGTGTACTGATGTCACACAACAATCACTTGAAAAAAAGGTCACTGACGTCATCCGAGGATGAGAGGTAAGACGTAATCCAAGACAACGATGATTTGCAAAATTGTTGCTGACGCTCAAACGCAAATGTTTTCGCCGTTATCCAATGGAGCAAGTATAAGTGCTGTACAAATTTTCAAAGCATATCTGGAAAAAATACCACATACGACAGTTTCGTCATAGATTGTGGCGATGCGTGAATGGCATTAGAAAAGAAGATGCTGTGTTTGCGCCGGCGATAGTTCTAACCCGGAAGGGCATTAAATCAGGGCGATCCATTCTTCTCCAGCTCTAATCCTGACGCAAACATTAAAAGTTTGTAATAACTTCGGCTTCCTGGTCTTCTTTCAAAGCACTATGAAACCGACGCAACAGAGAACAGAGACAAATAAGGCACAAAACAAGACTAGGCCGGCGCCTCCTTTAACCCTATAGTGTTATGCGCTTTCTTCAAAATCCTTAACCATTTTGAACCATTGACACGAAACCAAAATAGTTCTGCATTTACTCGCGCAAATCATGCGCTCTCCTAATGAAAGCACCACCTACTCTGGCTGTTACAAAGGTATATTTTATTTCCTTCGCGTAATAATTGCTTCCTGTCCAGAGGGGCGCCGTTCATTATCGATGATGTAAATTTTCAGCAGCGCTCTTTTTGAAACATTTAAACAGCTCACCAATGACAGAAAGCGTCATCGGCAGATTAGTAATACTACTTTACTTCACTTTATTGGTCAAACAGCCAAATAATGTGCCGCGACGAGGCCTACACCGAACTGAACCGACGCCTGTCCATAAAAAGTTTTACTGCTTGATCTGTAACGTCAATACTTGTTGCAGCTTGGTGTGGTTGAACCTCGCGCCTATGGTGGGCCATATCGCGAGACCAAAATCTAATTGTGTTTTGTTACAGGGGGTTGTGGCCCTGTGTCCGACCTAAATGTACAGCTTGCAGATGAAACCTTCGAAATATGTCCTCGAGCGTGAGATATATGCTGAAGGGTGCCTTTTGTGTTTAGAAGATATACTGTATGACGCATTATATTATAAGGgcagttttttctgtttttttaccGCTTAAGTTTTTCTCCCCAATATTTGCCCCGAGTAACAAAGGCACCCCCTCCCCGCGATCTCTAACGTAATTGTGGGATAAGAAGTGCGCTCATTTTAAGAGTAATACGTTATTTGACCGCGTTCTTTTTCTGCCCTTCTTTTGccaaacagcacaggtaatcggcccataACTGGAAATGAATGCATTCTCTCTGGTCTTTTGCAGGACCGGCATTTGCCAGTACGTTCCCCATATTTGggtgattacctgtgctgcttgggtggcGAAGGTTACGATGAACGAGGCCTGATTCTGCCGAGATTGCGAGCTACAAGCATTTCTAGCCTAAAATTTCATTATCGAACAACTCTGAACATTAGCTTGCTATGCTTAGTCGAATAGCCGCCACGGGTTTCATTTATTTAGCTCGATGGAATAATTATTATTCGTGTGACCGCTGCCAATAAGAACACTCCTATGGTCACGCTCTGGGTATGGAAAGACAAGCTGGCTTCGTAGCAGTGTCAATTAAATCTTAGAATTGTGGCGCCGTTTTCCTGATATCATTCTCTCTCTCGCAGTGTTCTCGGAGCTGGGGAGGTACCGCAATAGGAATTTCCTTTGTGCGCATGCAGGCGGCTTCATTTTTTGCTATCGATGGCCGGAACCGGCCCGGCGCAGGCATAGCCAGCTGAAGAGTAAAGGGTCCTAGTTATTCGCAAGCCTTCAGAGCGCTCCAGCATATAAAAGATCCCGTCCGCCACAGCTAACCATTCTAGCTAGCGCTCGCCAGCACGGGATGCCCAGTGCCGCGAATAATGTGGTCGCTATAACTTCAACTCCAATTCTCAAGGCGGCGGCGAAGATGGAAATGCAGACATTGCCAACTCGGCAAATGAGCTGATGGTTTTTTCAATTTCAGctattttttttgtgctgtttggTTCTCCAACACATAAGCGCCATCTTTCCTTTGGACAACCCAAGGCTGCAGCAGAAACTATGAATTCGTGTTGAAAAATCAGTGGTATTAGTCTCGGAGGAAAACAATAAACTCATACATTTACTTTCTCTAATCGGAAAGTGTCAGGACAGTTCCAGCTATCCGCACACATAGGCTCATTTCGACACGCATTTTTTCGATAATATGTCCATCAAGTACGGACGCTAAATATCTGTAGCTACGTAGTGCACATATTTATAATCATTCATACACATCCCAGCAGCACATGTCTTTTTTGCGCAAGTCGACGCGGGAGTTCCTCCTTACGAGAAACTATAAGATGCCAAAGTTGATCCGCACAGTGTACACTGTCGAGGCATTAATTTCGAATACACTCATGCGCTTGAACGAATTTACGATGACTTCTAGTGTGGGCTACAAGATGAGCCGCATTTTCTGCTCGTAATGTACCGGCTAGTCCATCAGGGAAAGTAATTCAGTAACTTACCCTACCCTTCGCCGGCTTGCATTTGTCGGCCTTCCTTCCCTTGTAGGGACGGCAATTGGTCTGAGTGGCAATGTAGGAAATTTTGTACATTATGCCATTCTTCACCTGTCAGGATATTTAGCGGAATACAGGTTAGAAATCATGCCAAAATATGTCGCTCAAAACGAAGTAAAATGCTATATAGAGTTAGTCCGCAAAATGATTTTTGATTGGAAATGGGTATCTGGAAACCATTTTACATATTTAAACATTTCCTCTATAGTGCTTGAAACAACAAACGTGCATACGACACCATAGTCTACAAACAGGGCAAGGACGTGGTTTTGATCAAGTATTCTGCTCTTTCCAGAGAACGGAAGAGGGCAGAATGGGTCAAGAaaaaaacgcgagttaatgacacctTGGCGAAATCAATAGGAAAAaagggcttcggcagggcatgttatgcgaaggcaaggtaacagctggtccttaagggtaacggaagggattccaagagtaggcaagcgtagcaggcggtgacataaatttaggtgggcggatgagattcagaaatttgcggggacagggtggccgcgtctggcaaaggacaaggttgattggagagacacaggagaggcctttgctctgcagaaggcgtagtaaggctgattacgacgaagatgatgatgaaCCTGCTCTACAGACCAAGCGGCAATCAGCCTTTTATTGCATATACAGCGATCGCATCGCATCTGCAAGGTTCGTGCTCGAAACATTTTCACTGTAATGTTTGGGGACAACGTTTCATATTCTTTATTTTCTTCATAATACCATAATACTAGTGAGTAGACATTTTCACGCAAAACTAAGCATCAAGCATAGCATTCAGGGCCAGAAGAGCGCTAACCATAAGCGACTAAAATGCTCTTGGCAGAGTAAGCCCTTCCCCAAAGTGCCTCTCTAAAACCACTGTCTTGAATGCATCTGAGTGTATTAATCTCAGAAATGGAAACGATATAATTGCTGCAGTATGGGTAGAATTCCTTGTATTTACCTCTCAATTACACGTGCATCAATTGATATAGCATATCAGAAGACATATACGCTATGCTAACTAAAAGCGGTCATTGACGCCGTAGAGAAATTCACTACATTTTGTCTACAGAGCATAAACTAGAACATTCTCCTTAAAATAATCACCCGCGAAAATAGTTTCGAGCATGATCATTTTCAGGAGACGTCATTCTTTGATATACCCTTCATGGGTGACGCAGGTTCTCAGACGCTGCACTTAAGTCTACTTGGATGAGCAAAACACTGATTATGAAATTTTAAGACATTGCGGTGCATTGCCTTCGTAATCTCTGCAACGGACATGACCCACGTGTCAGATGTTTCCTTCTCTTCAGAAAGAACCCGAATCACTCCTGCGCTCGACCAAAAAGGACTCTCATTATTGCAAAATGATGTCATAAATCTGTGACGCCGTGGACGCCTGCTACTTATCTTTTCAATATTTATGTGAAGCAAAACCTGATCTACTGGCTCTTATTTTTTGGGTATCTACCCAAGACAACGTGAAAAATTTATCACAGAAAGAAAGCTAAGAGGGAAATGAATAAAAGTTCGCGGTGTCAGTAGTGTTGTGCGTGAAGGTCTAGAATGCTAGATAATCCATTATCGATAGGATAAAAAAGCACCACTACTTGTGTCAGGAAGTTACTGCACTTCTAAGCCAAATGACAGACTGTACACGAATTCAGCGCGAATCGCTTTTATGCAAAATACAAAGCAACCGAAAAGAAAGATTGAAAAACTCAAATAACCCCCGAAGGTTTCTGACCGTAACGTCGAGACATTTTATTGCCATAGAGTGTTTTACAGCTTGAGCTACAGCGCAAGCTGtaaaacatacatacatacatacatacatacatacatacatacatacatacatacatacacacacacacacacacacacacacacacacacacacacacacacacacacacacacacacacacacacacacacacacacacacacacacacacacacacacacacacacacacacacacacacacacacacacacacacacacacacacacacacacacatacatacatacatacatacatacatacatacatacatacatacatacatacatacatacatacatacatacatacatacatacatacatacatacatacatagaaaTCTTGTTTTGGGTAAAATAAAGAAACGGAATAGGGCGACGTACCGGTAGCCCACACGCACGTGGTTAACGATCCTTTCAATTTCCGGTGTGGTTTATGCTCGCAGACATAACAGTTAAGAAATGTTTTTTCATAAAGTTAGTATACACTGCAGCGGTGGCGTCGTTGTCTaagtatccgcctcgcatgcgggaggtgagtAGTTCGATAACCTGTGCCGCCGGGTTCTCAGCGTAGacacaatgggtgcaagctttcccctagtctggtgctcggcttcttttggGTGAAATATTTGGGAAATATGTCTTTGACACCACCTCAAGTTTAAGAActgtaccttgtgccatggcgctctttggccacagatgcccttgcgccataaaaatccatcatcatcatcaaaattacTACTCTATGATCCTCTGCTTTCGTTACTCTTACCTGGCTCGTTAATCCCTTGCACTTCAATATGGCGCCACAGTGCATTGCACACCTATGTAGCGCCGGTTCCGAATGCTCTGGACTATGCTAAGTATTTTTTTCTAGAGCATCTTTTTCACCATGATGTTATTTTGGCCTAATCTACAATGTACTCTTCTGGAGTACTATACAGCATATGGTCGTACTGTTGAGTGTATGTTTTCGTTAGAAACCACCCTGAATAACGTACAGTTACGCTTGGGTATCCATCACTGAGTGCCTTTATCCAGTTAGATCTTTCTTTACAGCCCATTAAATAAGAACTATTAAACTGTACCGAGTCATTTTTCTACGGAATACCTTGGTACGCGCGCTGACGACGTGGTCCACGATACAGCTGTACTCCCTCCCGTCCTTGGCTCTCGTTTCAGCGTACGTAGCCAACTCCTTGAACTTTGGATTACGCAGGTCCCCTCTAGCCCAGGGGCTATGAAATGAACTCTGGGCATGTCTCAGTGTCGGTGACCCACCCCGTGCTGTCACTCGAAGAACGAAGACAAGAATGATCACTGGCAACGTCTTTGTTGATAGGATATTGCTCACGGAGAGCTCCCAGAGCTGGAAAAAAGAACCCAAGCCATTTACCATGTGCAAAGCCTCTCGTATAGTAACATTTCTCTTAGACATATTGCTTATATGCGACTGACAGATAAAAACACATCCGCAATTCACGGATGAGATTGCAATTAAAGCGAAGTTATATGCCGGCCTAAATATCTCTcttaaatttatttttttgcatcgAATAATGTAGAAGCATGCCACAAATTTTGTCCTGAACTCAAACTGTGCAAAAAGGGGCCCTCATATACTATAGAAAACATCAGCCTCGTTGTCTGTCAAAATAAGTGGCTTTAATCTCCTTGCCACCGAGTTTGTCCCCCAAGGTAGAAGGCCGTGTCTATCGCTGTTGGAATTATTGGCTATGCGATACAATTACGTAGGTAAGCCAGTGCCCTTGTTGACTTTATTGGAATGATTTATTGAACACTGAAGGAAAGGAGGACGAGATGAAAGAGATACCTTCGTATATTTTCTCATTATATTGGAAAAAAACTTAATTTTGTTTGGCCAAAAATTTACTTTGCCAAAACCGAATGCAACTTCGTAGGTTTACAGGAAGTGAAATTACATAATCGTTCTGGTATAGCAGGAAAGAAAACTCCTGATAGCATTCGTACAAAGCTAGCCTTCGCATGAGACGGGAAAACAAAGCGCTTTTGACTTTGTGTACATAACTGCAAGTTGACACGGAACGCGATACTGATTGCATCGGCGTGTATCGTTTACGACACCAGGGTGCAATTTGTGATTTGCAGTTTGGGCAGCGTCAGTTTGCGGTCCTTTTACGACTGTATTTTTAACGCCTCTTACGAATATTCTGGCATTTTTGAAAGTCTCTTGCTAACATTGGCCCCCAAAAGGCTACTTTAGGCTAACACTTACCTTAGACATCCTACGTACTGATGCCGCAGTTTGCTGGTCTATTCttgtgcgaaaaaaaattctACTCCTTCATTGAGGAATCACGCAGTGCTCGTGTGACCCAGAACGCAACGATGTCGATTCTTTGGGTAGTCCTTGTCAGAGTGCCGGCGAGAGTGCTTGAGAGTGGAGAGGTTTTTGTGTCACAACGCCCGAAGACTCAGTTCTTTCGCCTCAAATGCATTCCAACAGACAGCCGTATTTTATCACTTGTCTGAACACGCTGTTTGACGACCTCTTGAAGCTGTCTAGCTCCAACGGAATATTTTTGATATACAGCCGCCGTGTACGAGCGAAACAGTGTGGCCTGAACAGCACTTTAGGCGCTTCACACAGTAAAAGCATCTCAATTTCCTCAATACCAGCAATTAATTGCGAATGCTCTATCTCCGCCGCGACTAATGCTTCAACGTTTCATCCGGCAAGTACATGTCGAAAATGCGAATGAAGCCTTCCATTAAGGTTTTGAGTTTCCCGTTAAAATTGGGCCTTTTCACTATGTTCCAGAAAGTATTCAGCAGAACATATATGACAGATATTTATCTGACCTGCTGTTCTCTCAGCCTTGTTCTTAGGCATGAAAATAATCGTGTTTTTTATGATTAGAGTAAGTACC
This region of Amblyomma americanum isolate KBUSLIRL-KWMA chromosome 5, ASM5285725v1, whole genome shotgun sequence genomic DNA includes:
- the LOC144134810 gene encoding mialostatin-like, with protein sequence MSKLWELSVSNILSTKTLPVIILVFVLRVTARGGSPTLRHAQSSFHSPWARGDLRNPKFKELATYAETRAKDGREYSCIVDHVVSARTKVKNGIMYKISYIATQTNCRPYKGRKADKCKPAKGRGKKRPCDILIHEPSEGPLHFLSYHCGNWMRVSPRQPRYRARLINRR